From a region of the Bradyrhizobium diazoefficiens genome:
- a CDS encoding acyl-CoA synthetase produces MSSDLQATIAKAREHSIGDLLRRSAGREPNRLAISCGDVGWTFAEMDAICNRLGRGLLGLGVRKGDRLAVLSRNSHAFAALRFAVARIGAVLVPINFMLNPDEVNFILKSSGAKLLATGPDFVAAARAASAKDCAVEKMIWLPGEDPASAPAGLTTFDDLLDSDGSFLEALVDSRDLAQIVYTSGTESLPKGAMLTHEAVMWQYVSCIIDGGMSVEDKFLHALPLYHCAQLDVFLGPQIYLGASGVITGKPTADNILALIQAHKITSFFAPPTIWIAMLRSPNFDKTDLSTLQKGYYGASIMPVEVLLELQRRLPNVRFWNFYGQTEIAPLATVLRPEDQLRKAGSAGKPVLNVETRVVNTSMEDVKVGEVGEIVHRSPHLLSGYYNDPVKTAAAFSGGWFHSGDLATVDEEGHITVVDRVKDMIKTGGENVASREVEEMIYRIAAVSEVAVVGLPDPRWIEAVTAIVVVKSGEKLDEEAVIKHCAGQMAHFKVPKRVIFVDSLPKNPSGKLLKRELRQRFVGGETLDNAVQKSFGT; encoded by the coding sequence ATGTCGAGCGATCTTCAGGCCACCATCGCGAAAGCGCGCGAGCATTCGATCGGCGATCTCTTGCGCCGCTCCGCCGGTCGCGAGCCGAACCGGCTCGCCATCTCCTGCGGCGATGTGGGCTGGACCTTTGCCGAGATGGACGCGATCTGCAACCGACTCGGCCGCGGTCTGCTCGGCCTGGGTGTCAGGAAGGGCGACCGCCTGGCGGTGCTCTCGCGCAATTCGCACGCTTTCGCCGCGCTGCGTTTTGCGGTGGCGCGGATCGGCGCGGTGCTGGTGCCGATCAACTTCATGCTCAATCCGGACGAGGTCAATTTCATCCTGAAGAGTTCCGGGGCTAAACTGCTTGCGACCGGCCCCGATTTCGTCGCGGCCGCGCGCGCCGCTAGCGCCAAGGATTGCGCGGTCGAGAAGATGATCTGGCTGCCGGGCGAGGATCCCGCGTCGGCGCCGGCGGGCCTCACCACCTTCGACGATCTGCTCGATTCCGACGGCTCGTTCCTGGAGGCGCTGGTCGACAGCCGCGATCTCGCCCAGATCGTTTACACCAGCGGCACGGAATCGCTGCCCAAGGGCGCGATGCTGACCCATGAAGCCGTGATGTGGCAGTATGTCAGCTGCATCATCGACGGTGGCATGAGCGTGGAGGACAAGTTCCTGCATGCGCTGCCGCTCTATCACTGCGCCCAGCTCGACGTATTCCTGGGGCCGCAAATCTATCTCGGCGCCTCCGGCGTCATCACGGGCAAACCCACCGCCGACAATATCCTGGCGCTGATCCAGGCGCACAAGATCACCTCATTCTTCGCGCCGCCGACGATCTGGATCGCGATGCTGCGCTCGCCGAACTTCGACAAGACCGATCTGTCGACCCTGCAGAAGGGTTATTACGGCGCCTCTATCATGCCGGTGGAGGTGCTGCTCGAGCTTCAGCGCCGCCTGCCCAACGTCAGGTTCTGGAATTTCTACGGCCAGACCGAGATCGCGCCGCTCGCGACCGTGCTGCGGCCGGAGGACCAGTTGCGCAAGGCGGGCTCGGCGGGCAAGCCCGTGCTCAATGTCGAAACGCGCGTGGTCAACACCTCGATGGAGGACGTGAAGGTGGGTGAGGTCGGCGAGATCGTGCACCGCTCGCCGCATCTGCTCTCCGGCTACTACAACGATCCGGTGAAGACCGCAGCCGCGTTCTCGGGCGGCTGGTTCCACTCTGGCGATCTCGCCACCGTCGACGAAGAGGGCCACATCACCGTGGTCGATCGTGTCAAGGACATGATCAAGACCGGCGGCGAGAACGTCGCCAGCCGCGAGGTCGAGGAGATGATCTACCGCATCGCCGCCGTCTCCGAGGTCGCCGTCGTCGGCCTGCCCGATCCGCGTTGGATCGAGGCGGTCACCGCCATCGTCGTCGTCAAGAGCGGTGAAAAGCTGGACGAGGAGGCCGTGATCAAGCACTGCGCCGGCCAGATGGCGCATTTCAAGGTGCCCAAGCGCGTCATCTTCGTGGATAGCCTGCCGAAGAATCCGAGCGGCAAGCTGCTCAAGCGCGAGCTGCGCCAGCGCTTCGTCGGTGGCGAGACGCTGGACAACGCGGTGCAGAAGAGTTTTGGAACGTGA
- a CDS encoding adenylate/guanylate cyclase domain-containing protein, producing MLCAACQSTIDPGDSRCPNCGASVRRSDPDSERRFVTILRADVIDSTGLVAELDPEEAVSRLEPALAAMRGAVRQFGGIVSKELGDGLAAVFGAPIADDNHAPMACHAAIELVRRVAGLGDPRLQVRVGLHSGHVVAYMVASEFSKVYEIGGAAQHLAARLEAAAEANQIYASDACQKLAEGHVRFEALGGKLLRGFSQPVPVYRIVGASDLSSWRVRRARSVSRFVDRTTERALLERTARNARTTRQTVLLLGDAGIGKSRLAHEFAQELKADGWRLIDAESSPNLHGAPFSTLKRILLSAMDAAAKDPDAPGDIRNDLSAVQRAALDAVLDLPISNPHWEELEPHARGRAISDASCAIVGGLASRQRTVILLEDLHWIDRASDVVVAAIASLQAAGLLLLFTSRPNGMPVWIARCHAEIVAMRPLDDDSGLAMLADMLGSSETNADLKSRIISHTANVPLFIEEVCRGLKDSGTLRGEWGDLALVRPIDELGIPTSIQGVIAARLDRLSKQERSVLQIAATLGPRSNETMLRKIAAQSEDVLQGCLVALDRAELLVRIDSELENSLEFRHEMVRQITYDSMVEKVREDIHARVLAALEGSEGGDEDPDKLCYHATRAKDWDKSFSYGRASARRCLARSAFTDAADYFEIAMKSLDMTPANPAREATAVDVRIEARAAFIASGQIAEWLNLGKEAERRADAINDLGRKVAATTVMAAAQNFYGTPIEAVAIGEEVVRLAQEWGNPGWLNAAQYGLGQVYFLAGRYRDADRFFVRTCMQLSGPEASAPFGSTPKSALLLCCMMNSINSTVMGEFDAAEQLQHQAAAIAEETGRPYDRVAAAYSGGWLKLGQNDPAAAAAILEDGFVLAQKHGIRLFVPVLACHLGMAYLEQGLFDRARGMLTEAHEEAKAVGYTSAVLRSSIYLALAISRLGDVQTAQNMLREARNTARQQGFSGLEAEALFGEAVVTPASSSENKAAILAALGAAIAIASESGALPLQSKAETMLAGMLARDGELS from the coding sequence ATGCTTTGCGCGGCGTGTCAGTCGACGATCGACCCAGGCGACAGCCGGTGCCCAAATTGCGGTGCAAGCGTGCGCCGCTCCGACCCTGACAGCGAACGGCGGTTTGTCACAATTCTCCGGGCCGACGTGATCGATTCCACCGGACTCGTTGCAGAGCTGGATCCGGAGGAGGCGGTCTCGCGCCTGGAGCCGGCCTTGGCGGCCATGAGAGGAGCGGTTCGCCAGTTTGGCGGTATCGTCAGCAAGGAGCTGGGCGATGGACTTGCCGCGGTGTTCGGTGCCCCGATCGCGGACGACAACCATGCGCCCATGGCCTGCCATGCGGCGATCGAGTTGGTCCGGCGCGTCGCAGGCCTGGGTGACCCCCGACTTCAGGTGCGGGTTGGCCTCCATTCCGGTCATGTCGTTGCCTATATGGTCGCCAGCGAGTTCTCCAAGGTCTACGAGATCGGCGGCGCCGCCCAGCATCTGGCTGCGCGTCTGGAGGCGGCCGCCGAGGCGAACCAGATCTACGCCTCGGACGCTTGTCAAAAGCTCGCCGAAGGGCATGTCCGGTTCGAGGCGCTGGGCGGCAAGCTGCTGCGCGGCTTCAGCCAACCCGTGCCGGTTTACCGGATCGTGGGCGCAAGCGACCTTTCGAGCTGGCGGGTGAGGCGGGCTCGCAGCGTCTCCCGTTTCGTCGATCGCACGACTGAACGGGCTCTGCTGGAGCGCACCGCCAGAAACGCCAGGACGACCCGACAGACCGTCCTGCTCCTGGGCGATGCGGGTATTGGCAAGTCGCGGCTCGCGCATGAGTTTGCCCAGGAGTTGAAGGCCGACGGTTGGCGATTGATCGACGCCGAGTCCAGCCCGAATCTTCACGGAGCGCCTTTCAGCACGCTCAAGCGGATCTTGCTGTCGGCGATGGATGCGGCGGCGAAGGACCCCGACGCTCCGGGGGATATTCGGAATGACCTGTCGGCGGTCCAGCGAGCCGCGCTCGACGCGGTGCTCGACCTGCCGATATCGAATCCGCACTGGGAAGAACTGGAGCCTCACGCCCGTGGGCGAGCGATCTCCGATGCAAGCTGCGCGATCGTCGGAGGCTTGGCCAGTCGCCAGCGAACGGTGATTCTGCTCGAAGATTTGCACTGGATCGACCGGGCCAGCGACGTTGTCGTAGCCGCCATTGCGTCGCTACAAGCGGCCGGTCTTCTTTTGCTCTTCACCTCGCGGCCAAATGGGATGCCGGTCTGGATCGCGCGCTGTCACGCAGAGATCGTCGCGATGCGGCCTCTCGACGACGATTCGGGGTTGGCCATGCTGGCGGACATGCTCGGCTCCTCCGAGACCAACGCCGATTTGAAGAGCCGGATCATTTCTCATACAGCCAACGTTCCCCTGTTCATTGAGGAGGTCTGCCGCGGATTGAAGGACAGCGGCACGCTGCGCGGCGAATGGGGCGATCTGGCGCTGGTGCGACCGATTGACGAGCTCGGCATTCCTACCAGCATCCAGGGCGTTATTGCGGCGCGTCTCGATCGGCTATCGAAACAGGAACGATCCGTCCTGCAGATCGCCGCCACTTTGGGGCCGAGATCGAACGAGACCATGCTGCGCAAGATCGCAGCTCAGTCTGAGGATGTCCTGCAAGGGTGCCTCGTAGCGCTCGATCGCGCCGAGCTGCTTGTCAGGATCGATAGCGAACTGGAGAATTCGCTGGAGTTCCGGCACGAGATGGTCCGGCAGATCACTTACGACTCAATGGTCGAAAAGGTCCGCGAAGACATCCACGCACGCGTTCTTGCGGCCCTGGAAGGCAGCGAAGGCGGTGACGAGGACCCGGACAAGCTCTGCTATCACGCCACGCGGGCGAAGGATTGGGACAAATCGTTCAGTTACGGGAGGGCTTCGGCGAGAAGGTGCCTGGCGCGGTCGGCATTCACAGATGCGGCCGACTATTTCGAGATCGCGATGAAATCGCTGGACATGACGCCGGCAAATCCCGCAAGGGAAGCGACTGCCGTGGATGTTCGGATCGAAGCGCGTGCGGCGTTCATTGCGTCCGGGCAGATTGCCGAATGGCTGAACCTCGGCAAGGAAGCCGAGCGTCGCGCCGATGCGATCAACGACCTCGGACGGAAAGTGGCCGCCACGACGGTCATGGCGGCTGCACAAAATTTCTACGGCACGCCAATCGAGGCAGTCGCGATCGGCGAGGAAGTCGTGCGCCTTGCGCAGGAATGGGGCAATCCGGGCTGGCTCAATGCTGCGCAATACGGTCTCGGCCAGGTGTATTTTCTTGCCGGACGGTATCGGGACGCCGATCGGTTTTTCGTCCGGACGTGCATGCAGCTGTCGGGGCCGGAGGCCAGTGCTCCTTTCGGCTCCACGCCGAAATCCGCGTTGTTGCTATGCTGCATGATGAACAGCATCAACAGCACCGTCATGGGCGAATTCGACGCCGCCGAGCAGCTCCAGCACCAGGCCGCCGCGATCGCCGAGGAGACCGGCCGTCCCTACGACCGCGTCGCCGCCGCCTATAGCGGCGGCTGGCTGAAGCTTGGTCAGAACGATCCCGCGGCGGCCGCCGCTATTCTCGAAGACGGGTTCGTGCTGGCGCAGAAGCACGGCATCCGGCTGTTCGTGCCGGTGCTCGCCTGCCACCTCGGCATGGCCTATCTGGAGCAGGGGCTGTTCGACCGGGCGCGCGGCATGCTGACCGAAGCGCACGAGGAGGCGAAGGCGGTCGGCTATACCTCGGCCGTGCTGCGCAGCTCGATCTACCTTGCGCTCGCGATCTCCCGCCTCGGGGACGTCCAGACGGCGCAGAACATGCTGCGCGAGGCGCGCAACACCGCTCGCCAGCAGGGGTTTTCGGGCCTCGAGGCCGAGGCCTTGTTCGGCGAAGCCGTCGTGACACCGGCGTCCAGCTCGGAAAACAAGGCCGCCATCCTCGCCGCGCTTGGCGCGGCAATCGCGATCGCCTCAGAAAGCGGCGCGCTGCCGCTCCAGAGCAAGGCCGAGACGATGCTGGCCGGGATGCTCGCCCGAGACGGCGAGCTCTCCTGA
- a CDS encoding alpha/beta fold hydrolase — MTALRDYEIFEAGDVTLQSGAVFPSLKLAYKTYGAPSPARDNVILYPTSFSAQHTDTEWLIGPDSVLDPTRYFIIIPNLLGNGLSSSPSNTAAPFPEVTYHDAIAVQHRLLIERFGIARLALVYGWSMGGMQAYHWAALHPDMVARAAVVCGSARCALYNYVFLESVKAALTADPAFRDGRFAEKPVAGYRAMGRVYAGWAMSHGFYRDELWREAGFTSLEDYLTRAWDAAFARRDANDLLAQIGIWQNGDISRCATFADDFDRALAAITAHMLLMPGATDRYFDVRDNEDELGRLVNARSAVLHPIPSLHGHRAGNPVNNPRDQAFIKAEIAALLAM; from the coding sequence ATGACGGCGCTGCGGGATTACGAGATCTTCGAGGCCGGTGACGTCACGCTCCAGTCCGGGGCCGTGTTCCCCTCACTGAAGCTTGCCTACAAGACCTACGGCGCGCCGAGCCCGGCCAGGGACAACGTCATCCTCTATCCGACCTCGTTCAGCGCACAGCACACCGACACCGAATGGTTGATCGGGCCCGACAGCGTGCTCGATCCCACGCGCTACTTCATCATCATCCCGAATCTGCTCGGCAACGGCCTGTCGTCCTCGCCGTCGAATACCGCAGCGCCGTTCCCCGAGGTGACCTATCACGATGCGATTGCGGTCCAGCACCGGCTGCTCATCGAGCGCTTCGGGATCGCAAGGCTTGCCCTCGTTTATGGCTGGTCGATGGGCGGCATGCAGGCGTACCACTGGGCGGCGCTGCATCCCGACATGGTCGCGCGGGCGGCCGTGGTCTGCGGCAGTGCGCGTTGCGCGCTCTACAATTATGTCTTCCTGGAAAGCGTGAAGGCCGCGCTCACCGCCGATCCCGCCTTCCGCGACGGCCGCTTCGCCGAGAAGCCCGTCGCCGGCTATCGCGCCATGGGGCGCGTCTATGCCGGCTGGGCGATGTCGCACGGCTTCTATCGGGACGAGCTTTGGCGCGAGGCCGGCTTCACCTCGCTGGAGGATTATCTCACCCGAGCCTGGGACGCGGCGTTCGCCCGGCGCGACGCCAATGATCTGCTGGCGCAGATCGGGATTTGGCAAAATGGCGACATCAGCCGCTGCGCAACGTTCGCAGACGATTTCGATCGCGCTTTGGCGGCGATCACGGCCCACATGCTGCTGATGCCGGGTGCGACCGATCGCTATTTCGACGTCCGCGACAACGAAGACGAGCTCGGCCGGCTGGTCAACGCGAGATCGGCAGTGCTGCATCCGATCCCGTCGCTGCATGGCCATCGCGCCGGCAACCCCGTCAACAATCCGCGCGACCAGGCCTTCATCAAGGCCGAGATCGCGGCGCTACTCGCCATGTAG
- a CDS encoding CvpA family protein produces MNSFDLAVYAALAIAIGFGFRTGLLRSAMTILAYLLAAPIAVALMPLIAPQIAGNPNSPLLQNWIWLFGIFVTVGMLFGHIGRIALNDAIGEAGLGDRLGGAALGAVRVGLVATTLVLVFDQIVPANRQPPFLAGSHLRPLFSMVGQMGFKSLPPEAASAVDRLKQERRSEAQ; encoded by the coding sequence ATGAACAGTTTCGATCTCGCCGTCTATGCCGCGCTCGCGATCGCGATCGGCTTCGGCTTCAGGACCGGCCTGCTGCGCAGCGCCATGACCATCCTCGCCTATCTTCTCGCCGCGCCGATTGCGGTCGCACTGATGCCGCTGATTGCGCCGCAAATCGCCGGCAACCCGAATTCACCGCTGCTGCAGAACTGGATCTGGTTGTTCGGCATCTTCGTGACGGTCGGCATGCTGTTCGGGCATATCGGCCGCATCGCGCTGAACGACGCCATCGGCGAGGCCGGCCTCGGCGACCGGCTCGGCGGCGCTGCGCTCGGCGCCGTCAGGGTCGGGCTCGTCGCCACCACGCTGGTGCTGGTGTTCGACCAGATCGTGCCGGCCAACCGCCAGCCGCCGTTCCTCGCCGGCTCGCATCTGCGGCCGTTGTTCTCGATGGTCGGCCAGATGGGCTTCAAGTCGCTGCCGCCCGAGGCAGCCTCCGCGGTCGACCGTCTCAAGCAGGAACGGCGATCCGAAGCGCAATAA
- a CDS encoding coniferyl aldehyde dehydrogenase, whose product MVARSRDEAAAGLAERLDRLARLRSLVAYNEERFRQAISADFGHRSAVETTIAETMLLFSELRHATKHLKSWMAPQRVATALQFLPAHNRLMPQPLGVVGIIAPWNYPLQLTLAPAIGALAAGNRVLIKPSELTPHFAGLLKERVAASFDATELLVTGVEDEVAKAFANLPFDHLVFTGSTRVGRLVAEAAGRNLTPVTLELGGKSPAIIDASADLEEAAERIAYGKLLNAGQTCIAPDYVLVPEHALQAFAEKVRAQMRRMFGTDPANKDYTSIISDRHYARLEGLVADAAQRGAKILQPAKADDPNWKARRKFPPTLIVGATEAMAAMQVEIFGPVLPLLGTRDPAEAIAFVNRRDRPLALYWFGKDITARDEVLARTISGGVTVNDCLFHFTQINQPMGGVGASGTGAYHGEWGFRTFSKLKPVFFRSRFNRLADLYPPYGGKIARLEKLMRFMS is encoded by the coding sequence ATGGTCGCGCGGTCGCGGGACGAGGCGGCGGCCGGCCTTGCCGAGCGGCTGGACCGGCTGGCGCGGCTGCGCAGCCTCGTCGCCTACAACGAGGAGCGCTTCCGGCAGGCGATCTCGGCCGATTTCGGCCACCGCTCGGCGGTCGAGACCACCATCGCCGAGACGATGCTGCTGTTCTCCGAGCTCCGGCATGCCACAAAGCATCTGAAGAGCTGGATGGCGCCGCAGCGGGTCGCCACCGCACTTCAGTTCCTGCCCGCGCACAACCGGCTGATGCCGCAGCCGCTCGGCGTCGTCGGCATCATCGCGCCCTGGAATTATCCGCTCCAGCTCACGCTCGCGCCCGCGATCGGGGCGCTCGCCGCCGGCAATCGCGTCCTCATCAAGCCGAGCGAGCTCACGCCGCACTTCGCAGGCCTGCTGAAGGAGAGGGTCGCCGCGAGCTTCGATGCCACGGAGCTCCTCGTGACCGGCGTCGAGGACGAGGTCGCAAAAGCCTTTGCGAACCTGCCGTTCGATCACCTCGTGTTCACCGGCTCGACCAGGGTCGGGCGGCTGGTCGCGGAGGCCGCGGGGCGTAACCTGACGCCTGTCACGCTCGAGCTCGGCGGCAAGTCCCCCGCGATCATCGACGCCTCGGCCGATCTCGAAGAGGCAGCCGAGCGCATCGCCTACGGCAAGCTGCTCAATGCCGGACAGACCTGCATCGCGCCGGACTACGTGCTGGTGCCGGAGCACGCGTTGCAGGCCTTCGCCGAAAAAGTGCGCGCCCAGATGCGGCGCATGTTCGGCACCGATCCCGCCAACAAGGACTACACGTCGATCATCTCGGACCGGCATTATGCGCGGCTCGAAGGCCTCGTCGCGGATGCGGCGCAGCGCGGCGCAAAGATCCTGCAGCCGGCGAAGGCGGACGATCCGAACTGGAAGGCGCGCCGCAAATTCCCGCCGACACTGATCGTCGGTGCGACCGAAGCGATGGCGGCAATGCAGGTGGAGATCTTCGGGCCGGTGCTGCCGCTGCTCGGCACTCGCGATCCAGCCGAGGCCATCGCCTTCGTCAACCGTCGCGACCGGCCGCTTGCGCTGTACTGGTTCGGCAAGGACATAACCGCGCGAGACGAGGTGCTGGCGCGCACGATCTCCGGCGGCGTCACCGTCAACGACTGCCTGTTTCATTTCACGCAAATCAACCAGCCGATGGGCGGCGTCGGCGCATCCGGCACCGGCGCCTATCACGGCGAATGGGGCTTTCGCACGTTCAGCAAGCTGAAACCGGTGTTCTTTCGCTCCAGGTTCAACCGCCTCGCCGATCTCTACCCGCCCTATGGCGGCAAGATCGCGCGGCTGGAGAAGCTGATGCGGTTCATGTCGTAG
- a CDS encoding DUF3775 domain-containing protein: MPELAISAEKVAFIIEKAREFDVKEGDSDPDSGSNPSDDDAVDVLEDDGSDPVVNELGSFLIALNEDEQVDLVALTWLGRGDGTIDDWDDLRARAVEARAEYRSPRRETVHYLLGDPMLGDLLATGLDEFGIDWTDERLTADSSDLSERDEDEATKQR; the protein is encoded by the coding sequence ATGCCAGAGCTTGCGATTTCCGCGGAGAAGGTCGCCTTCATCATCGAGAAGGCGCGTGAATTCGACGTCAAGGAGGGCGATTCCGATCCGGATTCCGGCTCGAACCCGAGCGATGACGATGCGGTCGACGTCCTCGAGGACGACGGCTCCGACCCCGTCGTCAACGAGCTTGGAAGCTTCCTGATCGCCTTGAACGAGGACGAGCAGGTTGATCTCGTCGCGTTGACCTGGCTCGGTCGAGGCGACGGCACGATCGACGATTGGGACGATCTGCGCGCGCGCGCGGTGGAGGCGCGCGCCGAATATCGCAGTCCGCGCCGCGAAACGGTGCACTATCTGCTCGGCGATCCGATGCTGGGCGACCTGCTCGCGACCGGTCTCGACGAATTCGGCATCGATTGGACCGACGAGCGCCTCACCGCCGATTCCTCAGACCTGAGCGAGCGGGACGAAGACGAAGCAACGAAGCAGCGCTGA
- a CDS encoding SDR family oxidoreductase yields the protein MDLGIKGRRAIVCASSKGLGRACAISLADAGVNVTLTARGAEALKKTADDIRKAYPDVTVTEIVGDITTPAGREAVLKACPEPDILINNAGGPPPGDFRNWTRDDWIKAIDANMLTPIELIKATVDGMMARKFGRIVNITSAAVKAPIDILGLSNGARAGLTGFIAGLSRKTVINNVTINGLLPGPFETDRLTGTAKAEADKRGVSAEQILTERAKLNPAGRFGQPDEFGYACAFLCGAKAGFITGQNLLLDGGAFPGTL from the coding sequence GTGGATCTTGGGATCAAAGGTCGCCGCGCCATCGTCTGCGCATCCAGCAAGGGCCTCGGTCGTGCCTGCGCCATCTCGCTGGCGGACGCCGGCGTTAACGTCACACTGACCGCGCGCGGCGCCGAGGCGCTGAAGAAGACGGCGGACGACATCCGCAAGGCCTATCCCGACGTGACGGTCACCGAGATCGTCGGCGATATCACGACGCCGGCCGGCCGCGAAGCCGTGCTGAAGGCCTGCCCGGAGCCCGACATCCTGATCAACAATGCCGGCGGCCCGCCGCCCGGCGATTTCCGCAACTGGACCCGCGACGACTGGATCAAGGCGATCGACGCCAACATGCTCACCCCGATCGAGCTGATCAAGGCGACCGTGGATGGCATGATGGCACGCAAGTTCGGCCGCATCGTCAACATCACCTCGGCCGCGGTGAAGGCGCCGATCGACATCCTCGGCCTGTCCAACGGCGCGCGCGCCGGCCTCACCGGCTTCATCGCCGGCCTGTCGCGCAAGACCGTGATCAACAACGTCACCATCAATGGCCTGCTGCCGGGCCCGTTCGAGACCGATCGTCTCACCGGCACTGCAAAGGCCGAGGCCGACAAGCGGGGCGTCTCGGCGGAGCAGATCCTGACCGAGCGCGCCAAGCTCAATCCCGCCGGCCGCTTCGGCCAACCCGACGAGTTCGGCTATGCCTGCGCTTTCCTGTGCGGCGCCAAGGCCGGCTTCATCACCGGGCAGAACCTTCTGCTCGATGGCGGCGCTTTCCCTGGGACGCTTTGA
- a CDS encoding MBL fold metallo-hydrolase, translated as MPLWTCETCGAQFPNGGNPPRSCLICEDERQFVNWKGQTFLTREELARGHRVVGRDDLGLTGIGLEPSFAIGQRALLVPQGDGCVMWDCIPLATDEAIQYVAALGGLKAIAISHPHYYGAVADWSETFGGVPVYLHADDRAFVTRPHPSIVHWTGDSLRISDDVLLLRTGGHFAGATMLHSACSADGRGALLTGDIAQVTMDRRFVSFMYSYPNYTPLNAAAVRRIAAAVEPLAFDRIYGAWWGRNIAAGAKTAFAASVARYLAAIA; from the coding sequence ATGCCTCTCTGGACCTGCGAGACCTGTGGCGCGCAATTTCCGAACGGCGGAAACCCGCCCCGCTCCTGCCTGATTTGCGAGGACGAGCGGCAGTTCGTGAACTGGAAAGGCCAGACCTTCCTCACGCGCGAGGAGCTCGCGCGGGGGCACCGAGTGGTGGGGCGCGACGATCTCGGGCTCACCGGCATCGGCCTTGAGCCGAGCTTCGCCATCGGGCAGCGCGCGCTGCTGGTGCCTCAGGGCGACGGCTGCGTGATGTGGGATTGCATTCCACTCGCGACCGACGAGGCCATCCAATACGTCGCGGCGCTCGGCGGACTGAAGGCGATCGCGATCTCGCATCCGCACTACTACGGCGCAGTCGCCGACTGGAGCGAGACGTTTGGCGGCGTGCCGGTCTATCTGCATGCCGACGATCGCGCTTTCGTCACGCGACCGCATCCCTCGATCGTGCACTGGACCGGCGACAGTCTCCGCATCTCCGACGACGTGCTGCTGTTGCGCACCGGCGGTCATTTCGCCGGCGCCACCATGCTGCACTCTGCCTGCAGTGCGGACGGTAGGGGCGCGCTGCTCACCGGCGACATCGCACAGGTGACGATGGACCGGCGCTTCGTCAGCTTCATGTACTCCTACCCCAACTACACGCCGCTCAACGCAGCCGCGGTGCGGCGGATCGCGGCAGCCGTCGAACCGCTCGCCTTCGATCGGATCTATGGCGCGTGGTGGGGACGCAACATCGCCGCGGGCGCCAAGACCGCCTTCGCGGCGTCGGTCGCGCGTTATCTGGCGGCCATCGCCTGA
- a CDS encoding MFS transporter, which yields MTSRPPSPSRIWPLFALNFFMADMQSGIGPFVGVFLQERGWATGLIGTAMTIGNVAGMLITTPIGGFIDSSRNKRLWVVIPGICVVLASAIILISQNFWAVTFSQIAQSLASAAIVPAVTGITLGIAKQKGFNALNGRNQAFNHAGNMVGAALSGYLGYKYGYVAVFLLAAAFGAIAIACVLMIPAKSIDDRIARGSREDDSKAPPEGMSVLLRHKPLLVLALALALFHLGNAAIVPLYGLAAVAESQANGPSFVATTVVIAQGVMIVTSLIAMKAASKRNYWPVILVSFIFLPVRGVLAFFVAGWWGVVPMQVLDGIGTGLQTVAVPGMVTRSLNGTGRINLGQGAVITVQGVGGSLSPALGGWIAQWIGYGPTFLLLGGFGLASMALWFAFAAAVKKY from the coding sequence ATGACATCGCGGCCTCCCTCCCCGTCCCGCATCTGGCCTCTGTTTGCGCTCAACTTCTTCATGGCCGACATGCAGTCGGGCATCGGGCCGTTCGTCGGCGTCTTCCTCCAGGAGCGCGGCTGGGCGACCGGACTGATCGGCACCGCGATGACGATCGGCAATGTCGCGGGTATGCTGATCACGACGCCGATCGGCGGCTTCATCGATTCCAGCCGCAACAAGCGGCTATGGGTCGTCATTCCCGGCATCTGCGTGGTGCTGGCGTCCGCGATCATCCTGATCTCGCAAAATTTCTGGGCCGTCACCTTTTCACAGATCGCCCAATCGCTGGCGAGCGCCGCTATCGTGCCGGCGGTGACCGGCATCACGCTCGGCATCGCCAAGCAGAAGGGCTTCAACGCACTGAACGGCCGCAATCAGGCCTTCAACCACGCCGGCAACATGGTCGGCGCGGCATTGTCGGGCTATCTCGGCTACAAATACGGCTACGTCGCCGTGTTTCTCCTCGCTGCAGCTTTCGGCGCCATCGCAATCGCCTGCGTGTTGATGATTCCGGCGAAATCGATCGATGATCGCATCGCACGCGGCAGCAGGGAGGACGACAGCAAGGCCCCTCCAGAGGGCATGTCCGTCCTCCTCAGGCACAAGCCGCTTCTGGTCCTGGCGCTGGCTCTGGCCCTGTTCCATCTCGGCAATGCGGCAATCGTGCCGCTCTACGGGCTTGCGGCGGTGGCCGAAAGCCAAGCCAACGGCCCGAGCTTCGTCGCGACCACCGTGGTGATCGCACAAGGCGTGATGATCGTGACGTCGCTGATCGCGATGAAGGCCGCGAGCAAGCGCAATTACTGGCCGGTGATCCTGGTATCCTTCATATTCCTACCCGTCCGCGGTGTGCTCGCCTTCTTCGTCGCGGGATGGTGGGGCGTTGTACCGATGCAGGTGCTCGACGGCATCGGCACCGGGCTCCAGACGGTTGCCGTTCCCGGCATGGTCACACGATCGCTTAACGGCACCGGCCGCATCAATCTCGGCCAGGGCGCCGTGATCACGGTGCAGGGCGTCGGCGGCAGCCTGAGTCCCGCGCTCGGCGGCTGGATCGCCCAATGGATCGGCTACGGACCGACCTTCCTGCTGCTCGGCGGCTTTGGGCTCGCCTCAATGGCGCTGTGGTTCGCGTTTGCGGCGGCGGTGAAGAAGTATTGA